A stretch of DNA from bacterium:
GAAGAGCCGTCTAGGAGACACTCCAGACCTTGCCACGGTCGATGTGTCCTTCATCTCGCTGAGGCTTGTGCTGCCGAAGGCCCGCGAGCTGCTATCCAAAGCCGGCCAGGTTGTGGCTCTGATAAAGCCGCAGTTCGAGGTGAGGAAGGGTCAGGTCGGCAAGGGTGGCATCGTCCGCGACACAAGCCTTCATCGGTCAGTTCTCAGTGATATACTTAGTTTTTCGGCGGATGTCGGGGTTTATCCTGCCGGTGTTATCCCTTCGCCCATCCTGGGCCAAAAGGGCAACCAGGAATACCTCATGTTCGCCCACACGCAAGAGGCGCGCAAGACCGACAACCTCTCGGACTGGATAGACGAGGCGATTGCGCAGGCGGTTCAGCGGAGGGCCGGTTGATGTTCAAAACCATAGCGATCGTTGCCAAGCCGGACGCTTACAGCGTGGCCAAGACGTTGAACCAGACATGTGAGTGGTTGCTTAAGAGGGGGGTCAAGGTTCGAGTGGACGAGCAGGTGGCTCACATGGTGGCCTCGAACGTTGATAAGATGCCCAGGGAGCACGTTCTAAACGGCGCCGACATGGTCATAGTCTTCGGCGGGGACGGCACGTTGATCAGCGTGGCCAGAATCGCGCCCGAGCTGGCAGTTCCGATCCTCGGCGTCAACGTGGGGGACCTGGGCTTTCTGACGGAGCTTACGGCAAGTGAGCTTTTCTCTTTGCTCGCCGATATACTCGACGGCCGCTTCAAACTCGATGAGCGGATAGCAGTTCGTGCGCGGGTCTCCGGTGCACAGAGAAAGCCCAAAACGTTCTTCGCCGTCAATGATTTCGTGATCAACAAGGCCGCGATAGCGAGGATGATCGGCATCAAGACTTTCGTTGACGATGCGTTCGTGGCCCACTTCCGCGGAGACGGGCTCATCGTAGCAACGCCGACTGGCTCAACGGCCTATTCTCTTGCGGCCGGTGGCCCAATACTTTACCCTTCGACGCACGTTCTGGTGCTTTCGCCCATCTGTCCACATACCTTGACAAATCGCCCGATCGTGGTGCCAGACAACGTCGTCATCAAAGCTCAACTCCTTTCCAGGGGACAGGAAGTCATCCTGACTATTGACGGGCAGGATGCGGTTCCGCTATTCGACGGCGACGAGGTCTTGATCTACAAGGCCATGGAGAAGCTCAGGCTGATCCGGAGCCTCAAGACCGATTACTACTCGATACTGCGACAGAAGCTGTCTTGGGGAAAGAGCATTGCGGGACAGTAAAGGCCCCTCAGTCAAGGACGACGCCATCCGTCTCATCTACCCAACCGATGGGGAGAGAATGGCCAGTCGAAATGTCGAGCTGATCGGCTGGGTTCGGGGGAGCCCTCACAAGGAGAGTCAAGCCCGTATGGCGCTGAGGGTCAACGGGCGTCTGTACTCATCTTTCAACGTTCTGCCTCAGACTCGCTCCCCGTTCAAGCAGCATATTCCATTGGAAGATGGCCGTAACGAGATTCTGCTGCAGCTCATGGTCGGGATGCGTCTAGTTGAGCAGAAGAAGGTTACGGTCGATGTTGCAGCGGACGAGCAATCGCTTTCATTTGAATCTCTGTACGAGAACAGCTGGGCGCTTCTGATCGGGATAGACAATAGCCGAGCCGCCCAGTTTCTCAAATATGCTGTCAACGACGCCAAGTCGCTTCAGAAGTTCCTCAAAGCGAGGACATTCTTCGATGAAGATAAGACCTTCACGCTGTTTAATGAGCAAGCGACAAAGAAGCGAATCCTGGAGCTGATGAACGACTTTTTGGGAGCCAACCCCGCGATGACTTCCAACGACCGTGTCCTTATCTTCTTTGCTGGCCACGGCCAACGCCGAAGGGTCCGAAAGGGACATAGAAACAGCGACTGGCGTGGTTACCTTGTGCCTTTCGACGGGGACCTTGAGAAGATTCACAGTTCCTGTATCTCAGTGGAGGAGATAAAAGAGGCTGCGAGTGTAATCTGCGCAAAACACACTCTGTTTGTGCTCGACTGCTGCTTCAGTGGGTTGGCTGGCCTCCGCCCCAGATCAGCGATACCTCCCAAGCCGAGGCATCAAGCGCTCAGGGACCCTTGCGTGAGAATCTTGACCGCGGGCAAGTCCGACGAGGAAGTGTTCGAGGGTAAGGAGGAGTGGGGAGGCAATAGCCTGTTCAGCAGGTATCTGTTGAAGGGACTTGAGGGTTTCGCCGACCACGATAACGACGGTATCATAACCTCTGACGATCTCTATTTCTTCGTTCGAGACCGAGTTCTGGAAGAATCAGGCAACCGCCAGACGCCTCAAGCCCGACACCTTGTCGAGTACGGCGAGGGCCAGTTTGTGTTCTTTGTTCGTCGTGATAAGCAAGCGAGCAAGAGCCAGCGAGCCGGCGAAGCTGAGCCAAGTAAAGCGCCGGTGGACACGACCAAGTCGCGGGAGCCGATCCCGGTCTCGGTAACCGAGCCGGTTGCCGCCACCGGCGATCTGGTCTCGATCCCCGCCGGCAGCTTTCAAATGGGCTCGCCAGATGCCACCGACGAGTCTCCTGTCCACGCCGTTGAGGTCGCCGCTTATGAGATCGACGTTGCGCCAGTTTCCAACAGGATGTTTCTCGAGTTTCTGAAAGCGACAGCCTACGACGGTCGTGCCGAGGCTGACGACAACTACCTCGCCGACTGGGCCTCCGGGACGTATCCTGCTGGACAGGGCGACTATCCCGTAACATCCGTTTCGTGGTTCAACGCGGCGGCGTATTGCCTGTGGCGAGGGTGTCAGCTTCCGACCGAGGCGCAGTGGGAAAGGGCGTGCAGAGGCGGCCTTGAGCGCAAGAAATACCCTTGGGGAGATTCGCTTCCGGCAGAGCTTATAATAAAGTCCAGAGCGCGCCGGCGAAAGGTGTCCGTAGGCCAATTGCCGCCGAATCGCCTTGGGCTTCTGGACGTCTCGGGCAATGTCTCGCAATGGTGTCAGGATTTCTACGACAAGGACTATTACTCAAACAACCCAAGCATTGACCCAACAGGGCCCCAGAATGGCGAATTGCGAGTCGTTCGCGGCGGCTCGTTCATCGCCGGTCCAAACCTGCTTCGCTGCGCTGTTCGTCTGGCAGCAGACCCCAAGACAACAAGCCCGACGATTGGTTTCAGATGTGTCAAGTTGAAGGGCGACCGTTTTCAATAGACGAGGTGATGGATGCAGGAACCTTTTCTCAACGCTGTTCGTACAAGAGTCCTGGTCTGCGACGGGGCGATGGGCACGATGCTCTATTCAAAGGGCGTTTACATCAATCAATGTTTCGACGAGCTCAATCTCTCCGCGCCTCATTTGGTCTCTGAGATTCATGCGGAGTATCTGAAGGCCGGCGCGGTCATCCTTGAAACCAACACTTACGGCGCCAACAGGCACAGGCTCGCACCGTACGGCCTCGAGGCCAAGACTCAGGAGATAAACGCAAAAGGTGTCGCAATCGCTAAGCAGGTTGCCGGCGGCCGCGCCTACGTGGCCGGCTCCATAGGGCGCCTCGAGAGCACTGTCCTGTTGAAGGATATGCTTACGTCCGACGACATTAAGTCTATCTACGCAGAGCAGGCCTCCTCGCTCGCCAACGCCGGCGCGGACCTGATACTGATCGAGACGATCTCTAGCTTCAAAATGATGTCGCTGGCCATACAGGCTGTTCGAGAGGTGTGCGACCTTCCGCTCGTCGCGCAGATGACCGTAACTGAAGATGGCTCGACGATCTACGGCGATGAGCCTGAGGAGATAGCGGCCTTCTTGAAGGAGCAGAGGGTTGACGTGGGTGGCCTTAACTGCTCCGTAGGGCCACAGCAGATGCTCGCCGCGATCGAGCGAATGGCCAAAACCGAAGGTCTTCTTATCTCGGCGCAGCCCAACGCAGGCTCGCCCAAACTTGTCGAAGGGAGGTACATATACCTCTGCTCGCCTGAGTACATGGCCGAATACGCAAAGCGATTCATCGCCAAAGGCGCCTCGATTATTGGTGGGTGCTGCGGGACGACGCCGGCCCACATAAAAGCGATCGTTGATGCGGTCAAGTCCGACAAGGGCATTGCCCCGGAGGTGTTTGACGTTCAGTTTGAGGTGGAGGCGGAGGAGAGAGAAAGAGTCGAGGTTTTGCGAGAACCCACGCGGTTCGAGCTGGCCATGCGAAACCACTTCACCGTGAGTGTTGAGATCAGTCCGCCGCGGGGCATCGGGATCGACCGCATCATCGAAAAGGCGAGGTCCATCAGGGATGCCGGCGTTGACGCGATAAACATCGCAGACGGCCCTCGTGCGTCGGCCAGGATGAGCCCCATCTTGCTCGGACACATCATAGAGGAGAAGGTAGGCATCGATACGATCGTTCACTTCTGCTGCCGAGACAGGAACATCGTGGCCCTTCAGGCCGATCTGATGGCCGCTTACGTGGCTGGCTTGAGAAACGTTTTGCTCGTAACCGGCGACCCCCCGAAGATGGGCGACTACCCCCAATCAACAGCTGTCTTTGACATTGACTCGATAGGGCTATCGGCCATGGCCCGGAAGCTCAACTGCGGAGTCGATCTCGCCGACAAGCCCATCGATCAGCCGACCGGATTCTTCA
This window harbors:
- a CDS encoding SUMF1/EgtB/PvdO family nonheme iron enzyme yields the protein MRDSKGPSVKDDAIRLIYPTDGERMASRNVELIGWVRGSPHKESQARMALRVNGRLYSSFNVLPQTRSPFKQHIPLEDGRNEILLQLMVGMRLVEQKKVTVDVAADEQSLSFESLYENSWALLIGIDNSRAAQFLKYAVNDAKSLQKFLKARTFFDEDKTFTLFNEQATKKRILELMNDFLGANPAMTSNDRVLIFFAGHGQRRRVRKGHRNSDWRGYLVPFDGDLEKIHSSCISVEEIKEAASVICAKHTLFVLDCCFSGLAGLRPRSAIPPKPRHQALRDPCVRILTAGKSDEEVFEGKEEWGGNSLFSRYLLKGLEGFADHDNDGIITSDDLYFFVRDRVLEESGNRQTPQARHLVEYGEGQFVFFVRRDKQASKSQRAGEAEPSKAPVDTTKSREPIPVSVTEPVAATGDLVSIPAGSFQMGSPDATDESPVHAVEVAAYEIDVAPVSNRMFLEFLKATAYDGRAEADDNYLADWASGTYPAGQGDYPVTSVSWFNAAAYCLWRGCQLPTEAQWERACRGGLERKKYPWGDSLPAELIIKSRARRRKVSVGQLPPNRLGLLDVSGNVSQWCQDFYDKDYYSNNPSIDPTGPQNGELRVVRGGSFIAGPNLLRCAVRLAADPKTTSPTIGFRCVKLKGDRFQ
- a CDS encoding TlyA family RNA methyltransferase, which translates into the protein MDRLIVERGLAESQQKAVALLMAGLVSVDGRAVSKPGTQVPIGSNITVKRPRHDFVSRSAEKLRAAIDHFKINVQHKVCIDIGASTGGFTQCLLERGAELVYAVDVGYGQLAYELRIDPRVMVLERTNVRYLEKSRLGDTPDLATVDVSFISLRLVLPKARELLSKAGQVVALIKPQFEVRKGQVGKGGIVRDTSLHRSVLSDILSFSADVGVYPAGVIPSPILGQKGNQEYLMFAHTQEARKTDNLSDWIDEAIAQAVQRRAG
- a CDS encoding bifunctional homocysteine S-methyltransferase/methylenetetrahydrofolate reductase is translated as MQEPFLNAVRTRVLVCDGAMGTMLYSKGVYINQCFDELNLSAPHLVSEIHAEYLKAGAVILETNTYGANRHRLAPYGLEAKTQEINAKGVAIAKQVAGGRAYVAGSIGRLESTVLLKDMLTSDDIKSIYAEQASSLANAGADLILIETISSFKMMSLAIQAVREVCDLPLVAQMTVTEDGSTIYGDEPEEIAAFLKEQRVDVGGLNCSVGPQQMLAAIERMAKTEGLLISAQPNAGSPKLVEGRYIYLCSPEYMAEYAKRFIAKGASIIGGCCGTTPAHIKAIVDAVKSDKGIAPEVFDVQFEVEAEERERVEVLREPTRFELAMRNHFTVSVEISPPRGIGIDRIIEKARSIRDAGVDAINIADGPRASARMSPILLGHIIEEKVGIDTIVHFCCRDRNIVALQADLMAAYVAGLRNVLLVTGDPPKMGDYPQSTAVFDIDSIGLSAMARKLNCGVDLADKPIDQPTGFFIGVGVNPGAMDLEKELARFAAKKRAGAHFAMTQPVYEPLTLERFLEQSRDVDLPIFVGILPLISFRNAEFMHNEVPGMSIPKKVRERMKQAKTGDEAKRQGVAIAADALQSVIGMDRVVGAYLIPPVGRTDLALQVIERVQLPSFP
- a CDS encoding NAD(+)/NADH kinase; this encodes MFKTIAIVAKPDAYSVAKTLNQTCEWLLKRGVKVRVDEQVAHMVASNVDKMPREHVLNGADMVIVFGGDGTLISVARIAPELAVPILGVNVGDLGFLTELTASELFSLLADILDGRFKLDERIAVRARVSGAQRKPKTFFAVNDFVINKAAIARMIGIKTFVDDAFVAHFRGDGLIVATPTGSTAYSLAAGGPILYPSTHVLVLSPICPHTLTNRPIVVPDNVVIKAQLLSRGQEVILTIDGQDAVPLFDGDEVLIYKAMEKLRLIRSLKTDYYSILRQKLSWGKSIAGQ